A window of Apium graveolens cultivar Ventura chromosome 8, ASM990537v1, whole genome shotgun sequence contains these coding sequences:
- the LOC141679361 gene encoding uncharacterized protein LOC141679361, which translates to MDIVGKMSPAPGQKVFMLAMTDYFSKWIETEAFKQITSKEVISFIKRNILCKFGVPSEIICDNRSQFISDKIEAFCKRMWAEELPWVLWSDRTTLKTSTGQTPYSLVYGTEVVLPTEVMILMARYGLLTNDVNNVELSHDKDIVDELKEMAKIRVAAYQ; encoded by the exons ATGGACATTGTGGGAAAAATGTCACCAGCACCAGGACAGAAGGTGTTTATGTTAGCTATGACTGATTATTTCTCAAAATGGATTGAGACGGAGGCATTCAAGCAAATAACGTCGAAGGAAGTGATTTCATTCATTAAAAGAAATATTCTATGCAAGTTTGGCGTACCATCTGAAATCATTTGTGATAATAGATCACAATTCATCAGTGACAAGATAGAAGCATTTTGCAAAC GAATGTGGGCTGAAGAGTTGCCTTGGGTGTTGTGGTCGGATAGAACAACCCTAAAGACGTCTACAGGACAGACACCATATAGTCTAGTCTATGGCACCGAAGTTGTGTTACCAACAGAGGTCATGATACTGATGGCAAGATATGGACTCTTGACAAATGATGTGAATAATGTAGAATTATCACATGACAAAGACATAGTAGATGAGCTGAAGGAAATGGCAAAGATTAGAGTGGCTGCTTATCAATAA
- the LOC141679362 gene encoding uncharacterized protein LOC141679362, whose product MSRDPMKPKILKWLFTSTLINYLDNFNIQQVPRKNNVQADALARMGAVFKNLDLNNIPVIHIVKPAMEILAFGTETMTLDQRNDDTSEDADNWIKRFKDYLQFGTLPANNNEARVLRMKASRFTIINGELFKKSSTGLLQRCL is encoded by the coding sequence ATGTCAAGGGATCCTATGAAGCCAAAGATTCTAAAATGGTTGTTTACCTCGACATTAATCAACTATCTCGACAACTTCAACATACAACAAGTCCCAAGGAAGAATAATGTGCAAGCTGATGCATTGGCTAGAATGGGAGCTGTGTTCAAAAACTTAGACCTCAACAACATCCCAGTAATCCACATCGTGAAACCCGCTATGGAAATATTAGCTTTTGGGACAGAAACGATGACTCTTGATCAACGCAATGATGACACCAGTGAGGATGCAGACAACTGGATAAAGAGGTTCAAGGATTACTTACAATTTGGAACACTGCCAGCCAACAACAATGAAGCAAGGGTTCTTAGGATGAAGGCGTCAAGGTTCACGATTATAAATGGGGAGTTGTTCAAAAAATCTTCCACGGGGCTGCTACAAAGATGTTTGTAA